In Pseudomonas nunensis, a single window of DNA contains:
- a CDS encoding ABC transporter ATP-binding protein, whose product MPESLPYAPPQADALTVNDISFSYPNGHRVFSAFSLNAKPGEFVAILGPSGCGKTTLLNLLSGFQQPQSGQISINQTAVRPERSELGYVFQAPQLFPWLSALENVRFGLRMTAQLSEDQQRAQALQYLRLVGLESAAQRLPHQLSGGMQQRVSLARTLALEPSVLLMDEPFAALDAISRNSMNEETLRIWAELGQTVLFITHDIDEAVFLADRVIVLNIAPGGIHSELDIHLPRPRSNLKTRRLPAFLDYRNELMERISHVMETSEAIANPTRQPELTA is encoded by the coding sequence ATGCCCGAATCCCTGCCTTACGCACCGCCGCAAGCCGACGCCCTCACGGTCAATGACATCAGCTTCAGCTACCCCAACGGGCATCGGGTGTTCAGCGCTTTCAGCCTGAACGCGAAACCCGGTGAGTTCGTCGCGATCCTCGGGCCGTCCGGCTGCGGGAAAACCACGTTGCTGAATCTGTTGTCGGGTTTTCAACAACCGCAAAGCGGCCAGATCAGCATCAACCAGACTGCGGTGCGGCCTGAGCGCTCGGAGTTGGGCTATGTGTTCCAGGCGCCGCAGTTGTTTCCCTGGTTGAGCGCGCTGGAAAACGTGCGTTTCGGCCTGCGGATGACGGCGCAACTCAGCGAGGATCAACAGCGAGCGCAGGCCTTGCAGTACTTGCGCCTGGTCGGTCTGGAGAGCGCGGCGCAGCGCTTGCCCCATCAGCTTTCCGGTGGCATGCAGCAGCGCGTCTCCCTGGCCAGAACCCTGGCATTGGAGCCCAGCGTGTTGCTGATGGACGAGCCTTTTGCCGCGCTGGATGCCATCAGCCGCAACAGCATGAATGAAGAGACCCTACGGATCTGGGCCGAACTGGGCCAGACGGTGCTGTTCATCACCCACGACATCGACGAAGCGGTGTTCCTCGCGGATCGGGTCATCGTGCTCAACATCGCCCCGGGCGGCATCCATAGCGAACTGGATATTCATCTGCCGCGCCCGCGTTCGAACCTGAAAACCCGTCGCCTGCCGGCCTTTCTCGATTACCGCAATGAGCTGATGGAACGTATTTCCCACGTCATGGAAACGTCCGAAGCCATCGCCAACCCCACCCGTCAACCCGAGTTAACCGCATGA
- a CDS encoding ABC transporter substrate-binding protein, whose product MIKRSLLALSLSVAALASSTFAVATEEKPLRVGYVFAMANAPALIADKQGYYREEGLNVDLKALGDGPVIQQALAANELDVAYVGTPPVYQWFSRGLQSRILAKVNYGQAAVIVDAKSPINSLEQLKGKKLAGVKKGSGMDVLLRGYVLKEKAGLNPDKDLDIIDMPPGNMNAALERGIVDAAFSWEPFVSQSLLRGSSRILLDVNQALPNYPWYVVIALPKTLQERPEDVVKLLRAHRKAIAFLNEHPDESNRIIAEAFKLEAVQGPDGKTIAPETIVAQARTRLGWSADLQAADIQFIQRLMNYSHDLGFIDTTLKTEQIVDTSYLEKASR is encoded by the coding sequence ATGATCAAACGTTCGCTGCTTGCTCTTTCCTTGTCTGTTGCCGCATTGGCAAGCAGCACATTTGCCGTGGCCACCGAAGAGAAGCCCTTGCGTGTGGGTTACGTCTTCGCCATGGCCAACGCCCCGGCGCTGATCGCCGACAAACAGGGTTACTACCGTGAGGAAGGCTTGAATGTCGATCTCAAGGCCTTGGGCGATGGCCCGGTTATCCAGCAGGCACTGGCCGCCAATGAGCTGGACGTGGCCTATGTCGGCACGCCGCCGGTGTATCAATGGTTCTCCCGAGGATTGCAAAGCCGGATTCTGGCCAAGGTCAATTACGGTCAGGCGGCGGTGATTGTCGATGCAAAAAGTCCGATCAACAGCCTGGAGCAACTCAAGGGCAAAAAACTCGCCGGGGTCAAGAAGGGCAGTGGCATGGACGTGCTGTTGCGCGGCTATGTGCTGAAGGAAAAGGCCGGACTCAACCCTGACAAGGACCTGGACATCATCGACATGCCACCCGGCAACATGAACGCAGCGCTGGAGCGCGGCATTGTCGATGCGGCGTTTTCCTGGGAACCCTTTGTCAGTCAGTCATTGCTGCGCGGGTCGAGCCGGATTCTGCTCGACGTCAATCAGGCGCTGCCGAATTACCCGTGGTACGTGGTGATCGCGTTACCCAAAACCTTGCAGGAGCGACCGGAAGACGTGGTCAAGCTGCTGCGTGCGCACCGCAAGGCCATCGCATTCCTCAACGAGCATCCCGATGAGTCAAATCGAATCATCGCCGAGGCGTTCAAGCTTGAAGCGGTACAAGGTCCCGACGGCAAGACCATTGCCCCGGAAACCATCGTCGCCCAGGCGCGGACCCGATTGGGCTGGTCGGCTGATTTGCAGGCTGCGGACATCCAGTTCATTCAGCGCCTGATGAATTACTCCCATGACCTGGGCTTTATCGACACCACGCTCAAGACCGAGCAGATCGTGGATACCTCCTACCTGGAAAAAGCCTCGCGCTGA
- a CDS encoding ABC transporter permease, producing the protein MSLPKPNWGWASLPFLLLIWIALASRFPTYILPQPWDVAREAVRWLSDSSLWQHLRASVLEEIGGFCAAVVVAILLGTAGGLSSRFRDFISPLNSLFMAIPPIAWAPLIMIIFGLGYVSIVLVIFIAAVFPMAVTIQEGVQSIRGGEVRAARTLGANPWQLLAHVYLPASLPFVTAALRIGFSQGWRALVAAEMIGASQGIGWMVSTGGQIGNSSQVLLGIVLIGLIAWLMESFVFRRIERHYQKWRVQ; encoded by the coding sequence ATGTCCTTGCCAAAACCGAATTGGGGATGGGCTTCGCTGCCATTCTTGCTATTGATCTGGATCGCCCTGGCGAGTCGTTTTCCCACTTACATCCTCCCGCAGCCCTGGGATGTCGCGCGCGAGGCAGTGCGCTGGCTCAGCGACAGTTCGCTGTGGCAGCACCTGCGGGCGAGTGTGCTTGAAGAGATCGGCGGCTTCTGCGCTGCGGTGGTTGTCGCGATTCTGTTGGGTACGGCCGGCGGCTTGTCTTCGCGCTTTCGCGATTTCATCTCGCCGCTCAACAGCCTGTTCATGGCGATCCCGCCGATCGCCTGGGCGCCGTTGATCATGATCATTTTCGGCCTGGGTTATGTGTCCATCGTGCTGGTGATTTTCATCGCTGCGGTATTCCCCATGGCGGTGACCATCCAGGAAGGCGTGCAGAGCATTCGCGGCGGCGAAGTCCGCGCGGCGCGCACCTTGGGCGCCAATCCCTGGCAACTGCTGGCCCACGTTTATCTGCCGGCTTCATTGCCCTTCGTGACGGCGGCTTTGCGCATCGGTTTCAGCCAGGGTTGGCGCGCTTTGGTCGCCGCAGAAATGATCGGCGCGTCCCAGGGCATCGGCTGGATGGTCTCCACCGGCGGGCAGATCGGCAACAGCAGCCAGGTGCTGCTGGGCATTGTGCTGATCGGCCTGATTGCCTGGCTGATGGAGAGTTTTGTGTTCCGGCGCATCGAGCGCCACTACCAAAAATGGCGCGTCCAGTAG